In Hevea brasiliensis isolate MT/VB/25A 57/8 chromosome 13, ASM3005281v1, whole genome shotgun sequence, a single genomic region encodes these proteins:
- the LOC110660804 gene encoding uncharacterized protein LOC110660804, whose protein sequence is MRERGKAVEMYSNDLFQDCSILSSDLPCKKHPSSSSVGICAYCLKDRLVKLVCSDCGEQRLSSCSCSEISSNHNSCTVEVGSVGLISFLIEKDKKSEVFSHSNSKPKTSGEKADEVFFLKRSSSSCVEIKRKGRFWRIGKLFSKKREKGCERSSVGGFEEKSDLWVVDDMSVSRSRSLCSFRGGGFFGSEDGAFSGNRSSISGARSSISAARSSISAARNSGVNGGLLFDPDRKSGSSEAEPRKSGFDVEKKDTSVSDPKKLDPGFNGENTRRVFSLREGNFTTMDDSAFIELKFDLPSESRADLPCAKIGGALSDSNSAFGSMRGGDFLTQHQCGGPFGTLMGDALFTNGGSCRITVSDRGIKRSGKSFKSWRWIFRHNPNARNKDEDIVVKPLA, encoded by the coding sequence ATGAGAGAGAGAGGCAAAGCTGTGGAGATGTACAGCAATGACCTTTTCCAAGATTGCAGCATCTTATCATCTGATCTTCCATGCAAGAAACACCCATCATCTTCTTCAGTTGGTATATGTGCTTATTGTCTCAAAGATCGTTTAGTCAAGCTGGTCTGCTCAGACTGTGGAGAACAAAGGCTTTCTTCTTGCTCTTGTTCTGAGATCTCTTCCAATCACAATTCCTGTACTGTTGAGGTAGGCAGTGTTGGTCTCATTTCATTCTTGAtagaaaaagataaaaaaagtGAAGTTTTTTCCCATTCAAATTCTAAGCCCAAAACTAGTGGAGAAAAAGCAGATGAAGTATTCTTCCTTAAGAGAAGCAGTAGTAGCTGTGTTGAGATAAAGAGGAAAGGTAGGTTTTGGAGGATTGGCAAGCTGTTTAGCAAGAAAAGGGAAAAGGGTTGTGAGAGAAGCAGTGTTGGCGGTTTCGAAGAAAAAAGTGATCTTTGGGTTGTTGATGACATGAGCGTTTCCAGGTCCAGGTCTCTATGCAGTTTCAGAGGCGGTGGCTTTTTTGGTTCTGAAGATGGTGCCTTTTCTGGTAATAGGAGTTCTATTTCTGGTGCTAGGAGTTCTATTTCAGCTGCTAGGAGTTCCATTTCCGCAGCTAGGAATTCTGGTGTCAATGGTGGTCTGCTCTTTGATCCTGATAGAAAAAGCGGCTCCAGTGAAGCAGAGCCAAGAAAAAGTGGCTTCGACGTTGAAAAGAAAGACACTAGTGTTTCAGATCCCAAAAAGCTTGATCCTGGTTTTAATGGAGAAAACACTAGACGTGTGTTTTCACTTAGAGAAGGCAACTTTACTACTATGGATGATTCAGCCTTCATTGAACTCAAGTTTGATTTGCCGTCAGAGTCCAGAGCAGATTTACCTTGTGCGAAGATTGGTGGTGCTTTGTCAGATTCAAATTCTGCTTTTGGTAGCATGAGAGGCGGTGATTTTCTGACACAGCATCAATGTGGAGGCCCTTTTGGGACCCTTATGGGAGATGCGCTGTTCACTAATGGAGGTTCATGTAGGATCACAGTTAGTGACAGAGGAATCAAAAGGAGCGGGAAAAGTTTCAAGAGTTGGAGATGGATTTTCAGGCACAATCCTAATGCAAGGAACAAAGACGAAGACATTGTGGTCAAACCCTTAGCTTAG